CATGCCCGCTCATGGCGACATCAGGCCCGCACTCCCGTTCCTTGTGTTGTATACGGCGGCGTTTTTGTTTTCCGGCTTGTCAGTGGCGAGGGTGACCTTCCTCCTCTATGCTTTTCTGTACCCGGGAGCCACAGAAGAGTCCCTTTATCGCGGAGGCGTGCAACCACTGCTCCTTAGGAGCGGCG
This window of the Bacillota bacterium genome carries:
- a CDS encoding CPBP family intramembrane metalloprotease: MPAHGDIRPALPFLVLYTAAFLFSGLSVARVTFLLYAFLYPGATEESLYRGGVQPLLLRSGASPAPAIALATLVFAGGHIPDFVFRVYPGMLLLAMGQVASVALYGTLLGYGGA